Proteins encoded in a region of the Homo sapiens chromosome 20, GRCh38.p14 Primary Assembly genome:
- the NCOA6 gene encoding nuclear receptor coactivator 6 isoform X17, with translation MVLDDLPNLEDIYTSLCSSTMEDSEMDFDSGLEDDDTKSDSILEDSTIFVAFKGNIDDKDFKWKLDAILKNVPNLLHMESSKLKVQKVEPWNSVRVTFNIPREAAERLRILAQSNNQQLRDLGILSVQIEGEGAINLALAQNRSQDVRMNGPMGAGNSVRMEAGFPMASGPGIIRMNNPATVMIPPGGNVSSSMMAPGPNPELQPRTPRPASQSDAMDPLLSGLHIQQQSHPSGSLAPPHHPMQPVSVNRQMNPANFPQLQQQQQQQQQQQQQQQQQQQQQQQQQLQARPPQQHQQQQPQGIRPQFTAPTQVPVPPGWNQLPSGALQPPPAQGSLGTMTANQGWKKAPLPGPMQQQLQARPSLATVQTPSHPPPPYPFGSQQASQAHTNFPQMSNPGQFTAPQMKSLQGGPSRVPTPLQQPHLTNKSPASSPSSFQQGSPASSPTVNQTQQQMGPRPPQNNPLPQGFQQPVSSPGRNPMVQQGNVPPNFMVMQQQPPNQGPQSLHPGLGGMPKRLPPGFSAGQANPNFMQGQVPSTTATTPGNSGAPQLQANQNVQHAGGQGAGPPQNQMQVSHGPPNMMQPSLMGIHGNMNNQQAGTSGVPQVNLSNMQGQPQQGPPSQLMGMHQQIVPSQGQMVQQQGTLNPQNPMILSRAQLMPQGQMMVNPPSQNLGPSPQRMTPPKQMLSQQGPQMMAPHNQMMGPQGQVLLQQNPMIEQIMTNQMQGNKQQFNTQNQSNVMPGPAQIMRGPTPNMQGNMVQFTGQMSGQMLPQQGPVNNSPSQVMGIQGQVLRPPGPSPHMAQQHGDPATTANNDVSLSQMMPDVSIQQTNMVPPHVQAMQGNSASGNHFSGHGMSFNAPFSGAPNGNQMSCGQNPGFPVNKDVTLTSPLLVNLLQSDISAGHFGVNNKQNNTNANKPKKKKPPRKKKNSQQDLNTPDTRPAGLEEADQPPLPGEQGINLDNSGPKLPEFSNRPPGYPSQPVEQRPLQQMPPQLMQHVAPPPQPPQQQPQPQLPQQQQPPPPSQPQSQQQQQQQQQMMMMLMMQQDPKSVRLPVSQNVHPPRGPLNPDSQRMPMQQSGSVPVMVSLQGPASVPPSPDKQRMPMPVNTPLGSNSRKMVYQESPQNPSSSPLAEMASLPEASGSEAPSVPGGPNNMPSHVVLPQNQLMMTGPKPGPSPLSATQGATPQQPPVNSLPSSHGHHFPNVAAPTQTSRPKTPNRASPRPYYPQTPNNRPPSTEPSEISLSPERLNASIAGLFPPQINIPLPPRPNLNRGFDQQGLNPTTLKAIGQAPSNLTMNPSNFATPQTHKLDSVVVNSGKQSNSGATKRASPSNSRRSSPGSSRKTTPSPGRQNSKAPKLTLASQTNAALLQNVELPRNVLVSPTPLANPPVPGSFPNNSGLNPQNSTVSVAAVGGVVEDNKESLNVPQDSDCQNSQSRKEQVNIELKAVPAQEVKMVVPEDQSKKDGQPSDPNKLPSVEENKNLVSPAMREAPTSLSQLLDNSGAPNVTIKPPGLTDLEVTPPVVSGEDLKKASVIPTLQDLSSSKEPSNSLNLPHSNELCSSLVHPELSEVSSNVAPSIPPVMSRPVSSSSISTPLPPNQITVFVTSNPITTSANTSAALPTHLQSALMSTVVTMPNAGSKVMVSEGQSAAQSNARPQFITPVFINSSSIIQVMKGSQPSTIPAAPLTTNSGLMPPSVAVVGPLHIPQNIKFSSAPVPPNALSSSPAPNIQTGRPLVLSSRATPVQLPSPPCTSSPVVPSHPPVQQVKELNPDEASPQVNTSADQNTLPSSQSTTMVSPLLTNSPGSSGNRRSPVSSSKGKGKVDKIGQILLTKACKKVTGSLEKGEEQYGADGETEGQGLDTTAPGLMGTEQLSTELDSKTPTPPAPTLLKMTSSPVGPGTASAGPSLPGGALPTSVRSIVTTLVPSELISAVPTTKSNHGGIASESLAGGLVEEKVGSHPELLPSIAPSQNLVSKETSTTALQASVARPELEVNAAIVSGQRHNQCGAIQAKKIQVNKQDCDLILGNVCDFYKEQF, from the exons AGTCCAGCAAGCTAAAAGTACAGAAGGTGGAGCCCTGGAACAGCGTGCGTGTGACATTCAACATCCCCCGGGAAGCAGCGGAGCGGCTACGGATCCTTGCTCAGAGCAACAACCAGCAGCTTCGGGATTTAGGGATTCTCTCCGTTCAGATTGAAG GGGAAGGTGCTATTAACCTGGCTTTGGCTCAGAACCGAAGCCAAGATGTGAGAATGAATGGACCCATGGGAGCTGGAAATTCAGTTAGGATGGAGGCGGGATTTCCTATGGCAAGTGGTCCAG GAATAATAAGGATGAACAACCCTGCCACTGTTATGATACCCCCGGGTGGAAATGTGTCATCTTCCATGATGGCACCAGGCCCCAATCCAGAGCTGCAGCCCAGGACTCCTCGCCCTGCTTCTCAGTCAG ATGCAATGGATCCACTCCTCTCTGGGCTCCATATACAGCAGCAAAGTCATCCCTCAGGATCTTTAGCTCCCCCACATCACCCAATGCAGCCTGTCTCTGTGAACAGACAAAtgaacccagctaattttccccagctgcagcagcagcagcaacaacaacaacagcagcagcagcagcagcagcagcaacaacagcaacagcagcaacaacagttGCAGGCAAGACCCCCACAGCAACATCAGCAGCAACAGCCACAGGGAATTCGACCCCAGTTTACTGCCCCAACTCAGGTGCCTGTTCCTCCAGGCTGGAACCAGCTGCCTTCTGGAGCCCTTCAACCTCCTCCAGCCCAGGGTTCTCTGGGCACAATGACTGCAAACCAAGGGTGGAAGAAGGCTCCCTTGCCCGGCCCAATGCAACAGCAACTCCAGGCAAGACCATCCTTAGCCACGGTACAGACgccttcccaccctccccctcCATATCCCTTTGGCAGCCAGCAAGCCTCACAAGCCCACACAAACTTTCCTCAGATGAGCAACCCAGGCCAGTTCACAGCTCCTCAGATGAAGAGTTTGCAGGGAGGGCCCTCTAGGGTCCCAACTCCCTTGCAGCAGCCCCACCTCACCAACAAGTCTCCtgcctcctcaccctcctccttccAGCAGGGATCCCCTGCATCCTCCCCAACGGTTAACCAAACTCAGCAGCAGATGGGACCAAGGCCACCTCAAAATAACCCACTTCCCCAGGGATTTCAGCAGCCTGTCAGCTCTCCGGGTCGGAATCCTATGGTTCAACAGGGAAATGTGCCACCTAACTTCATGGTGATGCAGCAGCAACCACCAAACCAGGGGCCACAGAGTTTACATCCAGGCCTAGGAG GAATGCCTAAACGCCTCCCACCTGGCTTCTCAGCAGGACAGGCCAATCCGAACTTTATGCAAGGTCAGGTGCCTTCGACCACAGCAACCACCCCTGGGAATTCAGGAGCCCCTCAGCTGCAAGCAAATCAAAATGTCCAGCATGCAG gtggtcAAGGAGCTGGTCCTCCTCAAAACCAGATGCAGGTGTCCCACGGGCCGCCAAATATGATGCAGCCCAGCCTCATGGGAATTCATGGCAACATGAACAATCAGCAGGCTGGTACTTCTGGGGTTCCTCAAGTGAACCTCAGCAACATGCAAGGCCAGCCCCAGCAGGGCCCACCATCTCAGCTGATGGGCATGCACCAGCAAATCGTGCCCTCCCAGGGCCAGATGGTCCAGCAACAAGGAACCTTGAACCCTCAGAACCCTATGATCCTTTCAAGGGCCCAGCTTATGCCACAGGGCCAGATGATGGTGAACCCCCCGAGCCAAAATCTTGGGCCCTCGCCCCAAAGGATGACCCCACCCAAGCAGATGCTTTCCCAGCAGGGCCCACAAATGATGGCGCCACATAACCAGATGATGGGGCCTCAGGGGCAGGTTTTGCTCCAACAGAACCCAATGATAGAGCAGATTATGACCAATCAAATGCAGGGGAATAAGCAGCAGTTTAACACTCAGAACCAGTCCAATGTCATGCCGGGACCAGCCCAGATAATGAGGGGACCAACTCCAAACATGCAAGGAAATATGGTGCAGTTTACGGGACAGATGTCAGGACAGATGCTGCCCCAGCAAGGGCCTGTGAACAACAGTCCATCTCAGGTTATGGGCATTCAGGGACAGGTCCTGCGGCCACCAGGGCCCAGCCCACACATGGCCCAGCAGCATGGTGATCCTGCTACTACAGCAAATAACGATGTCAGTTTATCTCAGATGATGCCTGATGTTAGCATTCAACAAACCAACATGGTCCCCCCTCATGTGCAGGCCATGCAGGGAAACAGTGCCTCGGGAAACCACTTCTCAGGCCATGGGATGTCTTTCAATGCACCTTTCAGTGGAGCTCCCAATGGAAATCAGATGTCCTGTGGTCAAAATCCAGGCTTCCCAGTCAATAAGGATGTCACGCTAACGAGCCCATTGTTGGTCAACTTATTGCAGAGTGACATATCTGCAGGCCATTTTGGGGTaaacaataagcaaaataataCCAACGCAAATAAACCGAAGAAGAAGAAACCCCCTCggaagaagaaaaatagtcaGCAAGATCTAAA caccccAGATACTCGCCCAGCTGGTCTGGAAGAGGCTGATCAGCCACCGTTGCCTGGAGAACAAGGAATTAACTTGGATAACTCAGGCCCTAAACTGCCAGAATTTTCAAACCGGCCACCAG GTTATCCTTCTCAACCAGTTGAACAGAGGCCACTTCAGCAGATGCCTCCTCAACTCATGCAGCATGTGGCACCCCCACCACAGCCACcacagcagcagccacagccacaactgcctcagcagcagcagccaccacCTCCCAGTCAGCCACAgtctcagcagcagcagcagcagcagcaacaaatgATGATGATGCTCATGATGCAGCAGGATCCCAAATCAGTTAGGCTTCCAGTCTCTCAAAATGTCCATCCTCCAAGGGGCCCCCTGAACCCCGACTCCCAGAGAATGCCCATGCAACAGAGTGGCAGTGTGCCTGTCATGGTCAGTCTGCAAGGACCTGCCTCCGTGCCACCATCACCTGATAAACAAAGAATGCCAATGCCTGTGAATACTCCCTTGGGAAGCAATTCAAGGAAAATGGTCTATCAGGAGAGCCCGCAGAATCCTTCCAGCTCGCCACTGGCGGAGATGGCCTCACTCCCTGAAGCAAGTGGCAGTGAAGCACCATCTGTCCCAGGAGGCCCAAACAACATGCCTTCACATGTAGTACTTCCCCAGAATCAGTTAATGATGACAGGGCCAAAACCTGGACCATCGCCCCTTTCAGCAACTCAAGGTGCAACTCCCCAGCAACCCCCTGTAAATTCCCTGCCCAGCTCTCACGGCCACCACTTCCCAAATGTGGCTGCGCCAACCCAGACATCTAGGCCCAAAACACCAAACAGAGCCAGCCCCAGACCCTATTATCCTCAGACACCCAACAACCGCCCTCCCAGCACAGAACCTTCAGAAATCAGTCTGTCACCAGAAAGACTCAATGCCTCCATAGCAGGACTCTTCCCTCCACAGATTAATATTCCTTTACCTCCTAGGCCAAATTTAAACAGGGGCTTTGATCAACAAGGCCTAAATCCAACAACTTTGAAGGCCATCGGGCAAGCACCTTCAAATCTTACCATGAATCCTTCCAATTTTGCTACCCCACAAACTCACAAATTAGATTCTGTGGTAGTGAATTCTGGAAAGCAGTCTAATTCTGGAGCAACAAAACGGGCAAGTCCAAGCAACAGTCGCAGGTCTAGTCCTGGGTCCAGTAGGAAAACCACTCCAAGCCCTGGGAGGCAAAATTCAAAAGCCCCTAAACTTACTCTGGCCTCTCAGACAAATGCAGCCCTATTGCAGAATGTGGAGTTGCCGAGAAATGTATTGGTCAGTCCCACTCCTCTGGCCAATCCCCCTGTACCTGGGAGCTTTCCTAACAACAGTGGGCTGAATCCTCAGAATTCTACTGTGTCTGTGGCTGCAGTTGGGGGTGTTGTTGAGGATAACAAGGAGAGCTTGAATGTGCCTCAGGACAGTGATTGCCAGAATTCCCAGAGTAGGAAGGAACAGGTAAACATTGAACTAAAAGCAGTCCCTGCCCAAGAAGTTAAAATGGTTGTCCCTGAAGATCAGTCCAAAAAGGATGGGCAGCCTTCGGATCCTAACAAACTTCCCAGTGTCGAAGAGAACAAAAATTTGGTGTCTCCTGCTATGAGGGAAGCACCAACATCGTTAAGTCAACTTCTTGACAACTCTGGAGCTCCCAATGTGACAATTAAACCCCCTGGGCTTACAGATCTGGAAGTAACACCTCCAGTAGTTTCTGGGGAGGACCTCAAAAAAGCATCTGTCATTCCCACACTGCAGGATCTGTCTTCTTCTAAAGAACCTTCTAATTCCCTAAACTTACCTCACAGTAATGAGCTGTGTTCATCCCTTGTGCATCCCGAATTGAGTGAGGTCAGTTCTAACGTTGCACCAAGCATCCCTCCAGTAATGTCAAGACCTGTTAGCTCTTCCTCCATTTCCACTCCCTTGCCCCCAAATCAAATAACTGTATTTGTCACTTCCAATCCCATCACAACTTCAGCTAACACATCAGCAGCTTTGCCAACTCACTTGCAGTCTGCATTGATGTCAACAGTTGTCACAATGCCCAATGCGGGTAGCAAGGTTATGGTTTCTGAGGGACAGTCAGCTGCTCAGTCTAATGCCCGGCCTCAGTTCATTACACCTGTCTTTATCAATTCATCCTCAATAATTCAGGTTATGAAAGGATCACAGCCAAGCACAATTCCTGCAGCCCCACTGACAACCAACTCTGGCCTGATGCCTCCCTCTGTTGCAGTTGTTGGCCCTTTACACATACCTCAGAACATAAAATTTTCTTCTGCTCCTGTACCGCCTAATGCCCTCTCCAGTAGTCCTGCTCCAAACATCCAGACAGGTCGACCTTTGGTCCTTAGCTCACGAGCCACCCCTGTTcagcttccttcccctccttGTACGTCTTCTCCAGTTGTCCCTTCTCATCCCCCTGTGCAGCAAGTGAAAGAATTGAATCCAGATGAGGCTAGCCCTCAGGTGAACACCTCAGCAGATCAGAACACTCTTCCCTCTTCACAGTCAACCACAATGGTTTCTCCCCTTTTGACCAATAGTCCAGGGTCCTCTGGCAACCGGCGAAGCCCAGTCTCGTCTAGTAAGGGCAAAGGAAAAGTGGACAAAATTGGCCAAATTTTGTTGACCAAGGCATGTAAGAAAGTTACAGGCTCTCTTGAGAAAGGGGAAGAACAATATGGTGCAGATGGAGAGACTGAAGGCCAAGGGCTAGACACCACAGCTCCGGGGCTCATGGGAACAGAGCAGTTATCCACAGAGCTGGACAGTAAAACCCCAACGCCCCCAGCACCCACTCTGCTAAAAATGACCTCTAGCCCTGTGGGCCCGGGCACTGCCTCAGCAGGACCCAGCTTACCTGGCGGTGCTCTCCCCACCAGTGTACGCTCGATAGTAACCACTCTGGTACCCTCCGAGCTCATCTCCGCCGTACCGACCACAAAAAGCAATCATGGTGGCATAGCATCTGAGTCACTTGCGGGTGGCCTAGTGGAGGAGAAGGTGGGATCCCATCCAGAACTTCTACCCAGCATAG